TATAATAATGTTATATATTGTAAACTCGCTTGTCCCTTAATCAGGTATTGCCTTTGTGGTATTATCTTctaaaactgtgaaaactgaTGTCTTTTCTCTTAGTTACTCCTAGATTTTAGGCCTAATTTTGAGATACTGATTGTTATTATGagatttttttcatgcaatgtattaattaataattcataATTTTATATCCTCACATTGTTATAGGCACTGAACTTCTTCTGCTTCTACTAGCTTGAGTTAGTAGGACAAGATAACAGAAAACATGGCTATGACAAGCCACACAGCAGCTATAATAATCAGGACTGACTGCTGCCAGTAGGCTCAGCTCAGTGAAATTAGCTGCATGTTGTCTTGTATGTCAAAGTTACTGTTTGGTGCAACTCAAGGATTTGACTGTTttccagaaagacagacaactCTTATCAAATCAGGCGAGGGGATAAAATTATACAATTCAGGTATTGTTAtctcatattttcttttttccccttttctttctaACCCTACAGAGTGAAGATGAATTCATGGTCTGTGCTGTGTCTGTCACTTCTTCTGTTTTATACCCATTTCTCACTGGccaagaaaggaggaggaggctttgGAAAAAGCTTCAGCTCAAAGAAGACCTCCCCATCCAGCCGAGGCAGCACCCACACTAACACTAATACAGGCCACAAAAGTAATCAGGGCTCCACCTCTCAGGGTGGATACCCCAGACAGCCTGGACAACCCAATCAAGGAGGCTACCCTCCGCAATCAGGCAGACCTGGGTATCCGGGTAGTTACCCCCAGTATCCAGCACAGGGCTCACCATATGGAGGAGGGTATGGCGGTTATGGTGGCCATGGTGGTTATGGTGGCCATGGGGGTTATGGCGGTTACGGTGGTCATGGACGTTATGGTGGTCATGGACGTTATGCTGGTTATGGGGGTTATGGAGGTAATGGGGGTTATGGGGGTTATGGAAGTTATGGTGGTGGCTACATCaaccaaaacccaaaaaacCAAATCCTAAGTCCTCGCTATGGTGGCAGCTTTGGTTATGGAGGCTATGGTTATCGTGGCGGATCTCCCTTTGCTCAGTCAGTTCAGTCAATGGGCGTGTATCCCGAAGACAAATCAAGACAGTTTGGACGCAGTGCGATgatggcagcagctggaggggcTATGGCGGGAATGGCCCTGGGCTACGGGTTAGGAAGGTTCCCCCGTCCTCACTTCCACTTCCACAGCCCCCAGGAGGAGTATTACTACAACCACTACATGTACAGGAAATATGGTACCAAGTCTACTGACACCAATGACTACGGCAGAGACTACAGCTACAGCCAACCCCCTAAAAACTATGATAACTTCATGGATGAGTGCATAAAGAGAAAAGACCTTCTGCCTGCGGAGAATCAACAGCCAAACATCAAACCAGCTGCCACTACCAAAACTACAACTACTGCTGTCACCTCAGCCCCAGACACTCGCAGCAACGCAACAGAGAgcaacagcactgcagcaggtAACACCACAACCTCTGCACCTTCAACCGCCCAGCTTCAAAATCAGACTGAAGCCAGCCCTGTGCCTCCAGCTTCACAGGCTCTCGAAAAAACTgttactgatgatgatgatgatgatgatgatgatgacacagtCAGCATTGTGGAGATCGGCTACCCAGCACTGATCAAGCAGCTGAAGGTCAGGAGATGCTTGGACCTGTACATGGTTTACTCTGAAAAGTACCTGATGAAAGTGACAGGGGGCGTTCAGGGACTGGAGATGGGCTCGCGGGGGCTTTTAGCTGTGGTCACCAGTACTATACTGATGCTACTGAATAGCAACATGCTAATGCTGCATTGAGGCCTGCATTAGATTGCAGGAAATTGATAAGGGAGACCTTATGTCCTACAGGTACCTTTGTAGGACCCTGTAGGACATCTTGTGTGGATTTCCACTTTgcgttttctgttttcttcatatTTAGGCACTGCATCTTCACACATCATTTGACTGGCACCACACAGCTGGCACATACACTGTATTGCATGTTTGAACTATGTATGTAAGGACTGGAAGGAGAAAGGTTAGAAAGCTATAGTGTTGCAGCAAATTGCACTTCCCCTGTTTCTCTTGTGAAAGACAAATAGTCCATTAACTGTAGTTCAGTACTCCAAGCTTTTGATGGTGGTAAGGAAACTGGCCCATTAATGTCCATATTGATTCAATTTAGATAGCCATAGAGGAAAGGAGTGGCCCTACCACTCACTCATcgttctgtgtttgtgtttcagaaaaacacatgtttatttatttatttattcaaggAATGGCCTTTCGTCTTTTTTGTCGCAGAGGAAAATGTACCTGAGAGTGTTGGCTCGCACCTGTGGGGATGGTTCAGGCTCTGTCATGGTGATGATCTGTATAAACTGCCTCGCAACAATGTGGGCCTACATGTGCTTTAAGTGTGATATGAGTATCAAGTATTAACGGCAGGGACGCCATTGTTAGCGGTTGAACTGCAACGATCATTCAATTAATCCATTAGTCCATCAAAAGGAAATTAATCTTgataattgtttcagtcatttttcgAGCAAACATGTCGAACATATGAGggtccagcttctcaaatccaaggatttgctgcttttctttgctggtTGGAAGAAAGAAGCAATCTGAAGGCGTCACTCTTACTGTGAGAAATTGTAAtgaatatttcaattttttgacattttacagactaaacaATTATCAGttaattgtaaaaataattggcagattaattgataatgaaaacagtcGTTAGTTTTTCAAGAACAGTTCAAAGAGTTGGAAAACAATGAACAGTAATCCAAAACTATCAATCAATACTTTATTGTATAAATCTACTATTACAAATCAGTGCTTTACACTGAGGTTTTAAACTATGAGCATGACTATGAGTATTTATAATGGATCATATCTGCTAATTTCTTCGCAGCTTAAAACATAAATGGACATTTATGATAGACAGTAAGGTCCATGGAAATGCTGAAACTGAGTAGTTTATCTGCTGGTATGTATTTTATTTGGTTAAACAGACTCACTAAGCAGACATACAATATCCATGCTGTTATCCTAATTCTCAAATTACTTTGGAATCAGTACAAAgtacattgttctttttcttaaTGTTTATGTTGTCCTAACGTGTTTACATGTGCGCTGCCATTGTTTTGTACTGTGTATTTTCTGATGTTCTATATACTCGCCTCCCTTCTATCCAGTGTTTTGCCTCTGTCTCGACCCTGTGGGGTAGCTTGTGACTGCAGAAGTGCTCTTAAAGTGTAAGATTCATTAACCTGATGTACCAATTCATCTCTTAAACCTACTGAGCTTTATCTTGCATTATCAGTTGAGCTTATGGTTGCTAAGTCCGCATATCAacatatgtacagtacactGCATAATATTTATAGTACGTTTTCTCATTAGAGGAGCTGATGACTTAACAATTTAAAGGTACTCTCTGGAGTTTTAATTGTGACGTTCAAATACAACATTTCTGagactaaacacaaacacattttctaccTCAGCTCATTATTTGAGACGGCAGTTTAAAGTGCTGTCACAATGGTTGGATCTGAAAGCAGGACATTCACTTCTCACTGGCAACCACTAAACGATGACCACTTGTTATTGTACAATAATCTCTCCCCCAAAACCCCACAGTGTATCTTTAATGTGTTGTTATATGTAGCGTTCATTACCTTGTGTCTGCCTTTGAATGTATTTGAAAATGTCCATGTAAAGACATGAATGCCTTTTACTGTGAGAGATCACATttactctgctgctggagcttctACTGAGAATCGATTCGCACTTTCTGCCCGTCTTATCAAATAAACTTCTTAACTTTACTGATTTACATTTGTGgacatttgttatttattacTTCTAGAATCAGGTGTGGACGACTGAAAACGAGTATGATATGAAAAGCTTTTGTGGAGATCAGTTTGCTGATATCATCATATTACCCCAACAACCACagtgaaaacataaatataacaggaagtgataattcgttaatcctttttgacatattctcaattgaaaacagtacaaagacaatatatttaccttatcagcttaattgatttttgtaaatatctgtttattctgaatttgatgcagcaacacatttcaaacaagttggagCAACAAACGACTGGGAAGGTTTTGCAAAGCTCCTAAAACACCTGCTAActggtgatagtatcatgattgcTTACGAAAGCTTTCAATTAAATGAAATTTCATAACAGctctgcactttttaaaatctttgttAATGTCTAACTATGGAAGCTAAACCACAACAGTCATTGTTTCAATAACATAactaaataattatttttattttattttgtattattttataatgATTATAAGTTgcaatgattttattttatcccGCTGTCTTGAGATCacaaatgaattattttgtgGTCCTTATATGACAATTTCTGTTCAGACAGTAGCATAATTATCTTAAGAAAATGACcatttttaaaacttaaatatCCTTTTATCATGATAAATAACACTATTATTTTGAGATAACGAGATAATTAACTTGTGATCTTGAGTGGTTGCAATAATGCAATTGTTATCCTCTATTTTAGCAACATGCGGATgatggtggaagaagtattcaggtCACTTACATAAGTATAAGATTTTTGAAAAGTTCTGCTACAATTTATATTGTATTCTTTCcttaatctttttttctgtgaaaatcgATAATTTGACTTATTTGTGccataaactgtgtttttgtttcagggtcacaagccaaaacatTTAACAACACAATTTTAATATTCGTGCTTATTTGAATTCTTAATATGTGGCTATTTTTCACCCTCGTTCCCAACAAACCTGCACAAAACTAAAAGTGCACATAGAGAGCACAGACCTCCAACAGTCCACTCACGAGTCAGCGCAAACTTCACCGTCAATATTGTTGCTTTTCCTCAaagttcaaacatttttaaaagaaatatctCTGGAGTTTCTGACAGTTCACATTTGGATATGAGTCAGAATATAATAAgttgcatgatgtgtgtgtgtttacatttcaatCGCCACACCCCAGTTTAAAGAAGAAGGGATTTTACAGGTGTACCAGTTCTCCCATGAAACCACCGTCCTCGTCTGCTTCCAGCTATTTCTACACCTGGCTGAGTTTTGTCACTCTTGAATTTGactaccatctactggattCTGAGATGTTTGGCATTTATTCCACCATGGCCAGAGGCCCTATCTTACAATGTTgatgaaagaggaaaataattTGTGTATCTGCTTCTGCTGGATTCACTCCAAGATGTAATGGGCTCTTCTTTGGCCCATGCTGCACCCTTCCTGTaatcctgcagacaaacaaaccaacaaactaaATGGACTAAAAAGACCTTCTTTGCAGAGTGGTACTAACACTAAAAGTAAAGATATCAAGTCTTCTGTGGCAACAATTTGTGTAATGAATAACAACAAAGGGGCTGTGGCAAca
The DNA window shown above is from Chelmon rostratus isolate fCheRos1 chromosome 5, fCheRos1.pri, whole genome shotgun sequence and carries:
- the LOC121606222 gene encoding uncharacterized protein LOC121606222, with amino-acid sequence MVTWSRMLGNVVSAPPSVSMRPSALAPRSATGILSFQTGDVGATSALKWKSRPGKPKLNKTEGIPEQASVKVRVKMNSWSVLCLSLLLFYTHFSLAKKGGGGFGKSFSSKKTSPSSRGSTHTNTNTGHKSNQGSTSQGGYPRQPGQPNQGGYPPQSGRPGYPGSYPQYPAQGSPYGGGYGGYGGHGGYGGHGGYGGYGGHGRYGGHGRYAGYGGYGGNGGYGGYGSYGGGYINQNPKNQILSPRYGGSFGYGGYGYRGGSPFAQSVQSMGVYPEDKSRQFGRSAMMAAAGGAMAGMALGYGLGRFPRPHFHFHSPQEEYYYNHYMYRKYGTKSTDTNDYGRDYSYSQPPKNYDNFMDECIKRKDLLPAENQQPNIKPAATTKTTTTAVTSAPDTRSNATESNSTAAGNTTTSAPSTAQLQNQTEASPVPPASQALEKTVTDDDDDDDDDDTVSIVEIGYPALIKQLKVRRCLDLYMVYSEKYLMKVTGGVQGLEMGSRGLLAVVTSTILMLLNSNMLMLH